One genomic window of Anaerolineae bacterium includes the following:
- a CDS encoding SH3 domain-containing protein, translated as MAIRFLRPLTALLSILILFGLPATGVIVHAQGGDQPPLEYNVPAIVSLTPGQVAIRTFSVIQGDSFQIRLTRLAEFTCTVVLLDPTQQVTLLTPGPDGMYIFDEPDAPQSGFYSLVIQTSSGTGDLLIQISSITTQPPALIIGENRVSLQASALRYHLTPPPDLPGSTILAISVEPPGVARTEMLPLLPEFTLETAESGAIALAVSAGMLPEIAITLPPQTPFILTFQPTSMPLVLRLHWGHAADSGPQTGQVPSVQLPTSPSVSAAITGTPVTPIAAGPCQVSFASAANIRNGPSTAHIILGGGTPGMVLNVIGRNIDSTWWQVNYNGLAAWVSNQIAAVVTQGDCSAIPQASFPPPPTATVTPTGTPTTLPTYTSTPSATATPTITPTSPVVATLNFSLPPTYGSTALTSGFVPDPFTVGITGGGNANVSYLGGGCTGFATSAPSFSVNYTAGAFPTLRFYFIGNVDSTMVINTPGGSYVCVDDSFGTLHPTIDFNSPASGRYDIWIGSFAQGTSVGGTLYVTENTGNHP; from the coding sequence GTGGCCATCCGATTTCTGCGCCCCCTCACCGCTTTGCTGAGCATCCTTATCCTGTTTGGTTTGCCAGCAACCGGTGTGATCGTCCATGCCCAGGGTGGTGACCAGCCGCCGCTCGAATACAACGTCCCGGCTATCGTGAGCCTCACGCCCGGCCAGGTTGCCATCCGAACCTTCTCCGTCATCCAGGGCGACAGCTTTCAGATTCGGCTTACCCGCCTGGCAGAGTTCACCTGTACTGTCGTCCTGCTTGACCCAACCCAGCAAGTCACCCTGCTGACACCCGGTCCAGACGGCATGTACATCTTCGACGAGCCGGACGCGCCCCAGAGCGGCTTCTACTCGCTGGTGATCCAGACCAGCAGCGGCACTGGTGACCTGCTGATCCAGATCTCCAGCATCACAACACAGCCGCCTGCCCTGATCATCGGCGAAAACCGGGTGAGCCTGCAGGCAAGTGCATTGCGCTACCACCTAACACCACCGCCTGATCTGCCGGGTAGCACCATCCTGGCTATCTCTGTTGAGCCGCCCGGCGTCGCCAGAACGGAGATGCTCCCACTGTTGCCTGAATTCACACTGGAAACAGCCGAGTCCGGGGCGATAGCCCTGGCGGTTAGTGCTGGGATGCTGCCGGAAATTGCGATCACGTTGCCGCCACAGACGCCATTTATCCTCACTTTTCAGCCAACCAGCATGCCCCTGGTGTTACGCCTTCACTGGGGCCACGCAGCGGATAGCGGGCCGCAGACAGGCCAGGTTCCGAGTGTTCAACTCCCCACATCTCCGTCTGTCAGTGCCGCGATCACAGGCACACCGGTGACTCCGATCGCCGCCGGGCCATGCCAGGTTTCCTTTGCCAGCGCAGCAAACATCCGCAATGGCCCCAGCACCGCCCACATCATCCTCGGCGGAGGAACACCAGGGATGGTGCTCAACGTCATTGGGCGCAACATTGACAGCACCTGGTGGCAGGTCAACTATAATGGTCTGGCTGCCTGGGTTTCCAACCAGATCGCCGCGGTGGTGACGCAGGGGGATTGCAGCGCCATTCCCCAGGCCAGCTTCCCGCCGCCGCCCACTGCGACGGTCACCCCCACCGGTACACCGACGACGCTCCCAACCTACACGTCAACACCCTCCGCCACTGCAACGCCAACCATTACCCCGACCAGCCCGGTAGTGGCGACCCTGAACTTCTCCCTGCCACCTACCTACGGCAGTACTGCCCTCACGTCGGGCTTCGTACCGGATCCCTTCACCGTTGGGATCACCGGCGGCGGCAATGCGAATGTCTCTTACCTGGGCGGCGGCTGCACCGGGTTCGCCACGTCCGCACCCAGTTTTTCGGTCAACTACACCGCCGGGGCCTTCCCGACCCTCCGCTTCTACTTCATTGGCAACGTCGATAGCACAATGGTCATCAATACGCCAGGCGGATCATATGTCTGCGTGGACGATTCCTTTGGCACCCTGCATCCCACGATCGACTTTAACAGCCCGGCTTCGGGCCGCTACGACATCTGGATCGGCAGCTTCGCCCAGGGCACATCCGTAGGCGGGACACTGTACGTCACCGAAAATACTGGCAACCATCCCTAG
- a CDS encoding IS982 family transposase: protein MNDTYIVTVYVVLDDLLCALRYSDDGRAELSAAEILTVAVVAAKYFQNHHERALYLLVQLGYLRAFSVSRFNRRLHALREWLWHVAGIMGEVLAKGKVFIVDTLPIPICKRVRAKRCRKVQGAAYAGYCAAKQEHYFGWQLHLVCDAAGVPVVFELLPAACDELVPIQELLAALPEGSQVVADKGYVSQKDELIAYCYGGVRLIPTYRRNMRGNSQEDARLIRQHRSMIETSIASWRRWVCNAFMLVPMLVLP from the coding sequence ATGAACGACACCTACATTGTAACGGTATATGTCGTGCTGGATGATCTGTTGTGCGCTCTGCGGTATAGCGACGACGGGCGCGCGGAACTGAGCGCAGCGGAAATCCTGACAGTGGCAGTGGTAGCGGCCAAGTACTTTCAAAATCATCACGAACGTGCGTTGTATCTGCTGGTCCAATTGGGCTACCTGCGTGCGTTCAGTGTGTCGCGCTTCAACCGGCGGCTGCACGCGTTGAGGGAGTGGCTGTGGCACGTCGCCGGGATCATGGGTGAAGTGTTGGCCAAGGGCAAGGTCTTCATCGTGGATACGCTGCCCATCCCCATCTGCAAACGCGTGCGAGCCAAACGCTGCCGCAAGGTGCAGGGGGCGGCGTATGCCGGGTACTGTGCGGCTAAACAGGAGCACTATTTCGGTTGGCAATTGCACTTGGTCTGCGATGCTGCGGGTGTACCCGTCGTTTTTGAGCTGTTGCCAGCGGCGTGTGATGAGTTGGTCCCGATTCAGGAGTTGTTGGCGGCCTTGCCGGAGGGCAGCCAAGTGGTCGCCGACAAAGGCTATGTCAGCCAGAAAGACGAACTGATCGCCTACTGCTATGGTGGTGTGCGTCTGATCCCCACCTATCGCCGCAACATGCGCGGCAACAGCCAGGAAGATGCCCGCCTGATCCGTCAACACCGCTCGATGATCGAGACGTCAATAGCCAGTTGGAGAAGATGGGTCTGCAACGCCTTCATGCTCGTACCAATGCTGGTGTTGCCCTGA
- a CDS encoding TIR domain-containing protein — MIKQLVSFFQKFQEFLAPMFDLARHFRGFLAFGAFVIIAIIVLAILLFPQGSFGSVVENFSRLSPDQFFIIVLVVIMVFLVGFLLIALLYSRDVTLSATYVLTVLVHEAGDPTRPIPGAEVSLVLDETIIRQTDPHGAATFAFDRRWLGKTCEVNARHPRYAARPHLRVPLKPSDRVLIPLTPAGGVAAGPGQEMVYVSFSPGNRRAAEAISAQLAREGFAVVKVEHGQRDAAIDLGVEQGIRRADAVVALMSPGDASEPLVSGEVAFASEIRKPVIPVRLHPAAPMPATLGITTPIDIYTDWGGESERLVHTLREVRPPSRPPEPEVVAPPGGGSTPANPFVYGGAVRDDLFVGRKEVIEAIVGRIGPELQSVSVVANRRMGKTSLLNLIWRRYKQLLPAEHTWIVAYLDMMSARMHTPADAMRLLRQRITASIKRDLWPERYDGQVAVMAEKFEELAESNIRLVLCLDEWESVMAHREMDVFLEQLRSSGSLGMLGMIVATAHELIDLKRSGQLGSPFDNIFETVYLGLMPQEEWHELVQRAYRRSRREVRPQELALIGALAGGHPCLTQMAGYVVWAARENGWNRAEIWRQYSRRVEPVFVSLWNRQTAIQKAAIRQVVGIDSGEPIPPEVWEKLKLRGVLTADGEIFCRPFADYVLACEL, encoded by the coding sequence GTGATCAAGCAACTGGTCAGTTTCTTCCAGAAATTCCAGGAATTTCTGGCGCCGATGTTCGATCTCGCCCGGCATTTCCGCGGCTTTTTGGCCTTTGGGGCCTTTGTGATCATCGCCATCATTGTGCTGGCCATCCTGCTTTTTCCTCAAGGCAGCTTTGGCAGCGTTGTTGAGAATTTCAGCCGCCTGTCGCCGGACCAGTTTTTTATCATCGTCCTGGTCGTGATCATGGTGTTCCTGGTGGGTTTTTTGTTGATCGCGCTGCTGTATTCGCGGGATGTCACCCTCAGCGCGACTTATGTCCTGACCGTACTTGTTCATGAGGCGGGCGACCCCACCCGCCCGATACCGGGGGCGGAAGTGTCCCTGGTGCTGGATGAAACGATCATCCGGCAGACGGACCCGCATGGCGCGGCGACTTTTGCCTTTGACCGGCGCTGGCTGGGCAAGACGTGTGAGGTGAACGCCCGTCACCCGCGCTACGCCGCCCGCCCGCACCTGCGCGTTCCGCTTAAGCCCTCTGACCGGGTGCTGATCCCGCTGACGCCGGCGGGAGGGGTAGCCGCCGGGCCAGGGCAGGAGATGGTCTATGTGAGTTTCAGCCCCGGCAATCGCCGGGCTGCCGAGGCCATCAGCGCGCAACTGGCCCGCGAAGGCTTTGCCGTGGTCAAGGTCGAGCATGGCCAGCGCGATGCGGCCATTGATCTGGGGGTCGAGCAGGGGATTCGCCGCGCTGACGCTGTGGTGGCGCTGATGTCCCCCGGAGATGCCAGCGAGCCGCTGGTCTCCGGTGAGGTCGCTTTTGCCAGCGAGATTCGCAAGCCAGTGATCCCGGTGCGGCTGCACCCCGCCGCCCCCATGCCAGCTACGCTCGGCATCACAACGCCGATCGATATTTATACCGACTGGGGAGGGGAGAGCGAGCGCTTGGTACATACCCTGCGGGAGGTTCGACCTCCCTCGCGTCCTCCGGAGCCGGAAGTCGTCGCCCCGCCGGGTGGCGGCAGTACGCCTGCCAATCCGTTTGTTTATGGCGGGGCCGTCCGCGATGATCTGTTCGTGGGGCGTAAAGAGGTGATCGAGGCCATCGTCGGGCGGATTGGCCCGGAACTGCAGTCGGTTTCGGTGGTGGCCAACCGGCGGATGGGCAAGACATCATTGCTCAACCTGATCTGGCGGCGCTACAAGCAACTGCTGCCCGCCGAGCATACCTGGATTGTGGCCTACCTGGATATGATGAGCGCCCGGATGCACACCCCCGCTGACGCCATGCGCCTGTTGCGGCAGCGGATCACCGCCAGCATCAAGCGCGACCTGTGGCCGGAGCGCTACGATGGCCAGGTGGCCGTCATGGCGGAGAAGTTTGAGGAACTGGCCGAATCGAACATCCGCCTGGTGCTATGCCTGGACGAATGGGAGAGCGTGATGGCCCACCGGGAGATGGATGTCTTCCTGGAGCAACTGCGTTCGTCCGGGTCGCTGGGGATGCTGGGCATGATCGTGGCGACCGCCCATGAACTGATCGATCTCAAGCGCAGCGGCCAGCTGGGTTCGCCCTTCGACAACATCTTCGAGACTGTTTACCTGGGCCTGATGCCCCAGGAAGAATGGCATGAACTGGTGCAGCGCGCCTACCGGCGTAGCCGGCGCGAGGTGCGCCCCCAGGAACTGGCCCTGATCGGCGCGCTGGCCGGCGGTCACCCCTGTCTGACCCAGATGGCCGGGTATGTGGTCTGGGCGGCGCGGGAGAATGGCTGGAACCGAGCCGAAATCTGGCGGCAGTACAGCCGTCGTGTGGAACCGGTCTTTGTCAGTCTGTGGAATCGCCAGACGGCTATCCAGAAGGCGGCGATCCGGCAGGTCGTCGGCATCGACTCCGGAGAGCCGATTCCGCCGGAAGTCTGGGAGAAGCTAAAACTGCGAGGTGTGCTGACGGCTGACGGCGAGATTTTCTGCCGTCCGTTCGCCGATTACGTGCTGGCCTGCGAATTGTGA